In Cloacibacterium caeni, a single window of DNA contains:
- a CDS encoding Fur family transcriptional regulator yields MEATQKEKNIGVIKDVLKQYLQDKAYRNTPERYAILEEIYNMDHHFNVDDLYLIMINKKYHVSKATIYNTIEIFLDAGLIRKHQFGEKTLSSSSYEKSYFDKQHDHLVIYKDGSDKEIEEIIEFCDPRIQGIKQSIEEAFGVKIDNHSLYFYGHKKK; encoded by the coding sequence ATGGAAGCTACTCAAAAAGAAAAAAATATAGGTGTAATAAAAGATGTTCTGAAGCAATATTTACAAGATAAAGCCTACAGAAACACTCCAGAAAGATATGCCATTTTAGAAGAGATTTATAATATGGATCATCACTTTAATGTAGATGATTTATATCTCATCATGATTAATAAAAAATATCATGTTTCTAAGGCAACCATCTATAATACTATAGAAATTTTTCTAGATGCAGGCTTGATTCGTAAACACCAGTTCGGCGAAAAGACACTTTCTTCATCTTCTTACGAAAAATCTTATTTTGATAAGCAACATGACCATTTAGTGATTTACAAAGATGGCTCAGACAAAGAGATTGAAGAAATTATAGAATTTTGCGACCCTAGAATTCAGGGCATCAAACAATCCATCGAAGAAGCGTTTGGCGTGAAAATTGACAATCATTCATTATATTTTTACGGACACAAAAAAAAATAA
- a CDS encoding OstA-like protein, whose protein sequence is MKKILFVLFIFIYALGFSQIDKLNSKEPLVKDPYFKKETNVAVQPGQKVRFIHSDLFERKPDMYGGNPFFTGNVQFEHQGAMLTADRVIFYEKENFAKAIGNVLLVTSDGNRITSNEMEYDGNTQRGIARGKVVLTDAKQTISTDVLYYDRVKNTAYFNSGGTINDGRNTMWTQSATYFIDSKTNEFTNNYTIDNAQYRVEGKNIKHYQNTNVAEFFGPTTIINKEKPSNYVYTENGKYLMNEKQVYLNKNSRIYYNGKILKGDKMFFNQLTGFGKAEGNVRLDDPKENRYIIGGYGEIYEKIDSAMITQKPYAVKIMNQDTAYIAAERFLSYQKLDSTNKKKSFLRGYKKVRLFMTKAQGRADSLSFNETDGILHLNVKPLFWSGEKQISGDKIEAYFNTTEQNIDSLKVIGNAFAISKADSLTLKDEFNQVKGNLMTVFYQNNEIKIAKVTGNAQAITYADSEDAQTKKLDRIGIALSTCGQIEALFEERKIQILSCNIGANSDIYPMSMIAPDKRKFTDFNWNTKDRPRKWEDIFLDTPNYEEVKYETDDTLYQKAEELRKKEEAKKKPKTIKRDRKL, encoded by the coding sequence ATGAAAAAAATCCTTTTCGTACTCTTCATTTTTATTTATGCTTTAGGTTTTTCGCAGATTGATAAACTCAATTCCAAAGAACCTTTAGTAAAAGACCCTTATTTCAAAAAAGAAACCAATGTAGCGGTTCAGCCCGGTCAAAAAGTACGTTTCATTCACTCAGATTTATTCGAAAGAAAACCAGACATGTACGGAGGAAATCCTTTCTTCACAGGAAATGTGCAATTCGAACACCAAGGTGCAATGTTGACGGCAGACCGAGTGATTTTCTACGAAAAAGAAAATTTTGCTAAAGCCATTGGAAACGTTTTGCTTGTTACTTCAGACGGAAACAGAATTACCTCAAACGAAATGGAGTATGATGGAAATACTCAACGAGGAATTGCCCGTGGAAAAGTGGTGCTTACTGATGCGAAACAAACCATTTCTACAGATGTTTTGTATTATGACAGAGTAAAAAATACAGCTTATTTCAATTCTGGTGGAACCATTAATGATGGCAGAAACACCATGTGGACTCAGTCTGCTACTTATTTCATTGATTCTAAAACCAATGAATTTACCAATAATTACACTATTGATAATGCCCAATATAGAGTAGAAGGAAAAAATATCAAACATTATCAAAATACCAATGTTGCAGAGTTTTTCGGGCCTACAACAATTATCAATAAAGAGAAACCTTCTAATTACGTCTACACGGAAAATGGAAAGTATCTCATGAACGAAAAACAAGTGTATCTCAATAAAAATTCTAGAATTTATTACAACGGTAAAATTCTGAAAGGAGATAAAATGTTTTTTAATCAACTCACAGGCTTTGGTAAAGCAGAAGGAAACGTAAGATTAGACGACCCGAAGGAAAATCGTTACATCATCGGTGGTTACGGAGAAATCTACGAAAAAATAGATTCGGCGATGATTACCCAAAAACCTTATGCGGTAAAAATTATGAATCAAGATACAGCTTATATTGCTGCGGAAAGATTTTTAAGTTACCAAAAATTAGATTCTACCAATAAGAAAAAAAGTTTCCTTCGTGGATATAAAAAAGTGAGATTGTTCATGACCAAAGCACAAGGTAGAGCAGATTCTTTGAGCTTTAATGAAACGGATGGAATTCTTCATTTAAACGTGAAACCTCTTTTCTGGAGTGGCGAAAAACAAATTTCTGGAGATAAAATTGAAGCATATTTCAATACAACGGAACAAAATATAGACTCTCTAAAAGTCATTGGAAATGCATTTGCAATTTCTAAAGCAGATTCTCTCACGTTGAAAGATGAGTTCAATCAAGTGAAAGGAAATTTAATGACCGTTTTTTATCAAAACAACGAAATTAAAATTGCCAAAGTAACAGGAAACGCTCAAGCCATTACTTATGCAGATTCTGAAGATGCGCAGACCAAAAAATTAGATAGAATCGGTATTGCACTTTCTACTTGTGGACAAATTGAAGCACTTTTTGAAGAAAGAAAAATTCAGATTCTCTCTTGTAATATTGGAGCCAATTCAGATATTTACCCGATGAGTATGATTGCTCCAGATAAACGAAAATTCACAGATTTTAATTGGAATACCAAAGATCGACCACGGAAATGGGAAGATATTTTCTTAGACACGCCTAATTATGAAGAAGTGAAATATGAAACAGACGATACGCTGTACCAAAAAGCGGAAGAACTTCGTAAAAAAGAAGAAGCCAAGAAAAAACCAAAAACCATCAAAAGAGATAGAAAGCTATAA